Genomic window (Xylanimonas protaetiae):
GGGGTACTCGGCGGCAGCGGTGCGCGTCGCGTCGCTGACCTTCGTGCACCACCAGCAGTCGGGCGAGGACAGGGCGTCCCAGGCGGTCGTGTCGCCGGACAGGTAGATCGCGTTGCTGAGCTCGAGGAAGTACTCGGCGGTGGCGATCGCCCCCTCGCGGTCCGCCACGGCCATCGCCGCAGGGCGCGGCGGCACCACGGACGCCCCGTCGCCGGCACCGCCGGTGCGGTCGCGAGCGACGAGGTCCCGGGCACCGCCGCGTCCGGGCGACGGCTTGGCGTCGAGCGGCAGGTCGCCGCGGGACGCTGCCGACGTGTCCTCGTCCGTGGACGCGATCGGAGCAGGGGCCGCCGCGGTGGCGTGGTCCCGTGCGGCGGCGTGGTCCCGTGCGGCAGCGTCCTGGTGGTGCGCGACGGCGGCTGCCGTTCCCAGGACGGCGATCACGGCAGCGGCAGCGCCGGCCATGCCGACGTGACGACGGATGTTGAGGTTCATCAGTGGGCTCCCCCGTGGGCTGTGGCCTGGCCGGACGGCCGGGTGCCGGTCACCGTAACGAGCGCGCGGCCTGCGCGAAGGAGGCCTGTGGACAACCCCGGGACCCGGGGCGCAGCCGTCAGTGGTGCGGCGTGAACAGCGCGCGCAGGTCGTCCGCGTCGAGGCTGCGCGAGAACACGTCGTCGCCGTCGCCGAGGACCGCGCTGACCGCGGCGGCCTTGCGCTCCTTGAGCTCCATGACCTTCTCCTCGATCGTCCCGGCCGCGACCATGCGCACCACGTTCACGGGCCGGGTCTGGCCGATGCGGTGGGTGCGGTCCACGGCCTGCGCCTCGGTCGCGGGGTTCCACCACGGGTCCAGCAGGTAGACGTGGTCGGCCTCGGTGAGGTTGAGGCCGAACCCGCCCGCCTTGAGGCTGATGAGGAACAGAGGCGCGTCGCCGTCCTTGAAGCTCCGGATGACGTCGGCCCGGCGTCGTGTGGTCCCGTCGAGGTAGGCGTGCCGCAGCCCCAGCGCGTCCAGGCGGGCGGAGACGAGCGACAGGTAGCTCGTGAACTGCGAGAACACGAGCGCGCGGTGCCCCTCCGCCGCGACCTCGAGCAGCTGGTCCGCCAGCACGTCGAGCTTCGACGACGG
Coding sequences:
- a CDS encoding DUF6318 family protein, with the protein product MNLNIRRHVGMAGAAAAVIAVLGTAAAVAHHQDAAARDHAAARDHATAAAPAPIASTDEDTSAASRGDLPLDAKPSPGRGGARDLVARDRTGGAGDGASVVPPRPAAMAVADREGAIATAEYFLELSNAIYLSGDTTAWDALSSPDCWWCTKVSDATRTAAAEYPVRSGGARDAAVLETLSEEVAAARWSFLVQVHTEPSTSTDGDLHAYVDGGGDVISGIDLGVEDGDWIVYEYVPEVDIEAVG